Genomic window (Haladaptatus caseinilyticus):
AGCGAAAAGGCGACTCGCCACCGCTAATCAAACAATGAAATTCCCGGAAAGAGCAGCACCAGCATTCCGACGAACACTGTCACCGGTTCGAACGTGTCGAAAATCGAGTTATCTGGCTTCTTTGGGGGTGAAGCTCATGATCAGTCCGACCATAGTTTTTAGGACATTTATATTCAGTGTAAGACTTCAATGGAACAAAGGCAGAAAGTCGGTATACTGCTACGGTTCGTCCTTATAAACGATTAAGGTGTCTGCCTTCGATTTTCGACCATGAAACTCGGGACAGGGCTGTTCACTTGCCAGCGACGACCGGACGATAACCGCTCGATGACCGAGATTTACGACGAGATGCTGGAACTCGGCGAGACCATCGACGCCGCTGGACTCGACAGTTTGTGGGTTTCGGAACATCACTTCGCCGAAGACGGTTACCTACCGGCGACGATGCCATCACTCGGCGCACTGGCCGCCTGCACGGAAAACGTCGAAATAGGGACGTGCATCGCGCTCGCTCCACTCTACGACGGCGTCCGACTCGCTGAAGACGCCGCGACGGTCGATCTGCTCTCGGATGGCCGCCTCACACTCGGACTGGCCATCGGGTCGAACCCCCGCGAGTTCGAGTCGTTCGGCGTCCCACGTGAGGAGCGCGTCGAACGGTTAAGCGACCTGACGAACCTCCTGCGAGCATCGTGGTCGGATGGAAACCTCGACTACGACGCCGAGTTCCACGACGTCTCTCCGGACGTGAATGTAACGCCGAAACCCGAATCCGACCTTCCCATCATGTTCGGGGGGTCGGTCAAACCCGCCGTCCGACGTGCCGCTCGCGTGGCGGATGCGTGGTGCGCCCCCTCCTCGATTTCGATCGAGGGAATTCGCAAACGAAAGGAGGACATCGAGCGCGTACGGGAGGAAGAAGATATCGAGGGCGATTTCGAGGTGTACGCCCTTCAACACGGCTTCGTCGCCGACTCGAAGGAGGCGGCGTGGGAAGCGATGAAACCGGGGTACTTCTACATCCAGCGTCGGTACGCCGAAATCTTTTCGGGCGAGTCGGTCGAGGAACTGGACGACGAGCGTAAACAGGAGCTGAAAGAACAGGCCATCTTCGGTACGCCCGAACAGATCGCGGAGGAGTTGAACGAATACCGCGAAGCCCTGGGTGACGACATTCACTTTATCTTCCGTACCTACCATCCCGGTATCGGTACCCGGAAAATGGTGGACTGTATCGAACGCCTCGGCGACGAAGTCGCACCGCTCGTCCGGTGAGGCCCTATCGGTTCGAAACCGTTCGATAGCGGTCGAATCGGTTCGGTTTCTGACGGCGTTCGTCATCTCGTAACACCCCGGCGTTTCCGCTGTTCTACGACCGTGCCGTGTAACACACACGTAACGCCAATACGTTCCAGCAACGGTGTTTTGAGTTCCGTGTGCGCTCATATCTCACCAACCGGAAAACAGTTGACATCGGGTCCATCGTGTCCGGTATCAGCTCGGGAGGTTTCCGAACCGCATCCCTTTAGTGATTTCAGGCGATAATTTCCCATATGGGTTTTGGAAGCTACGACGAATCTGAACAACAGAACCGAGAACAGGATTCCAACATGGACGAGTCGAGCGCCGTCAACGTCCACGAAAACGATCACAAGGGCGAAATCACGTTCGACAGCGATGCTTCCAGCGACGAACTCATCGCCAAACTCGGTGAGATGAAAGACGACGCAGACGACGAGTCGTAGCGCCGCCAAGGTCCCAACGATCGTTTTTGCTGAATTGATCCCTCGGGACGGTTCCCGTTCCATACCGTCGATTGCTCGGAGAAACATCGGTCGATGGGTAGTGGTTCGAACTGGCACGTACCATTCGTCCAATCGATTGGCCAGTATCGATTAGAGCTGATCGTGCTTCCTCGACCGATTGACCACTGATTGATTTGCTGAGAGCCACTATCGGCACCGAGATGGGCGATTGCAATCACACACTGTGAGATCGTATAGTAGCATGGAGTGTATGTTCAGCTTACGTCGCCAACAACGCAACCGCACCGATCGCGAGTCCGACACCCGCTAGATCCCTCGTACTTACCGATTCGCCGAGAAAAACGACGACGATTCGGACGGCGACGACGAAATAGAGTGCCGTTATCGTCGTGGCGATCGCGGTGTTTCCGCGTTGGAGCGCGGCGTAGTAACTTATCGAACCCGCGCCGGAAAAGAGTCCGCCAACGATCGCGAACGAGACACCCCGTCCGGTGAGCAGTACCGATCCCGACTGCGAGGCAATATACAGGAGAGCAACACCGACGCCCACCGCATAGGAGATCGCCATCGCGACCTCGGGTTGGAGCGTTTGAGTCGCGTAATCGGCAAACACCGCCCAGACACCCCACGCGAGCATTCCACCCACGGCAAAGAGGACTGCTGTTCGAACCATATGTTCAACCACGAACCGAACTGACGAATGGGTTCCCATTCCGTGTTTCAGGCGGAGGCTGTCACCGAGCAAAGGCTGTCAAACTGTAAACAGTGCGTGCCTGTTTTCGCGGTAGTATAGGTATAACAAATTGCGAACCTCACGACCACATCGGCATGGCGCGCACCGTGACACTCGTATTCGTTCTTCTCGTCGTGACCACCGCCGGGGCGATGGCGCTCCCCAGCGGCGTAGTGGAACAGCAGGCGGAACCGGAACCGGCCGAACGCTGGAACAAGACGTACGGTAGTTCGGGCGATGAAATATTCAACGACGTCGTCCGAACCGACGACGGCGGCTACGTTCTCGCCGGAGAGACGGAGAGTTCCGGAAGTGGCATCGACGGTTGGGTCGTGAAAATCGACGCAAACGGCAATCAACAGTGGTCACGAACCCTCAGCGGACCGGGTACCGACAGACTGTATTCGGTCGTTACGACCGACGATGGCGGCGTAATGGTAGCAGGGCGGACCGACCGCGGTGGAAGCGCGACGGGATGGATCGCCGAACTCGGAGGCGATGGTTCGACGCAGAACGAACGAACATCCGGCCCGGGTGCGTTTTACAGCCTCGAACGAGATGGTAACGGGTACGTCCTCGCCGGATGGACGAGCGACGGGGGGAAGAAGGGGTGGCTGTTGAAACTCGCCGGGTCAGGGGAGAAAGCGTGGGAAGAAACGTACGCTAGCCCGGAAGGGTCCTCGTCCGGCGGGTTCAAAGCAGTCGTTCCGGCGTCGAACGGCTATTTCCTCGCTGGCGAAGTCGATGGGGGAAGCCAAGACGCGTGGGCGATGCGCGTCGGAAACAACGGCGAACGACAATGGCAGAAAACGGCAGGGGGGTCGGACAGGGAAGCGATCTGGGCCGCAACGGGCGGTGACGACGGAATCGTTCTCGCAGGAGAGTCAGAAAGCGGGGACTCCCGAGACGGATGGGTTCTCAAGTACGATGCGAACGGTGATCTCGCGTGGGAGAACCGATACGGTGAAGCGGACGTCGACTGGCTCGACTCCGCCATGAAAACGGCTGACGGTGGCTATCTCTTTACCGGGGGAACATTGACCGGCGGAATCGGTAGTGCGGATGGCTACGTCGTGAAAACCGGAGCGGACGGTACCGTCCAGTGGGAGAAGGCCTACGGGAGTGCACAGTGGGATAAACCGTGGCCAGCGATTCAGGCACACGGAGGAGGCTATTTACTGGCGGGACAGACTGGTGGATTTGGGGCCACGGGGATGGACGGTTGGGTGCTCCACCTCGGTCAGGATGGACAGGTTTCGGCGTCAGATGGGACCACAGGGGACAACGGTTCCAATGACGGTGCAAACGAGGGTACTACATCGACCAGCCAGTCGGGACAACAAGACACTCGGAGTGGAGACACGAGTCTTCCCGGATTTACCGGTGCACTTGCGATCATCGCCCTCGCCCTGTCCGTTCTCATCTGGCGACGAAAAGGGTGAGAACGCGACGTAGCACGGAAATCACGAATCGAATTTCGAGGGCATCTCCGGTCGGTGAACCCGAACCCGATTGGAGGCTTCTCGGCCGTTAACATCACCAGACGGAGTGGATTCAGTGATCCGATTATGAAGGGAGTAGTTGGTTATTTTTATCGATAATCGAGGTTCTTTTATGCCAGTAACCAGTCAGAGTTGCTAACTAACTGAGTCGTAATCATACAATGACGGACGAGAAATTGACAGAGAGAATGGAAAATTTGGATAGGGATGAACGCGCTGCCTACCGAATTACCGGCGACACCGACAACGTGAGTACGAGAGTTATCCGAGGTATCGAAGAGATCGTCGGCAAGGATGAGGAGCGACGAACGTGGCTCTACGATTGCATTGACCCGGACGCGCTCGATGCGATATTTAGTCAGAAACACAGTGGCGCCACCCGTGATGAGGGAAAGGTCGTCTTTACCGCCCGAAAATGTGAGGTCGTCGTTCACGGGACCGGAGAAATACACATCTACGCGCCCAAAAATCACGTACCAAACGAGTAGTCGAACGATTTCGAAACGGTATTGATGACGCGCCCGTGAATGGCTTCAAGAGCCCATTGATGACCGACGAAGCAACCGTTTCCTTCCGCGAGCTATGTCG
Coding sequences:
- a CDS encoding LLM class flavin-dependent oxidoreductase, producing MKLGTGLFTCQRRPDDNRSMTEIYDEMLELGETIDAAGLDSLWVSEHHFAEDGYLPATMPSLGALAACTENVEIGTCIALAPLYDGVRLAEDAATVDLLSDGRLTLGLAIGSNPREFESFGVPREERVERLSDLTNLLRASWSDGNLDYDAEFHDVSPDVNVTPKPESDLPIMFGGSVKPAVRRAARVADAWCAPSSISIEGIRKRKEDIERVREEEDIEGDFEVYALQHGFVADSKEAAWEAMKPGYFYIQRRYAEIFSGESVEELDDERKQELKEQAIFGTPEQIAEELNEYREALGDDIHFIFRTYHPGIGTRKMVDCIERLGDEVAPLVR
- a CDS encoding DUF5786 family protein, yielding MGFGSYDESEQQNREQDSNMDESSAVNVHENDHKGEITFDSDASSDELIAKLGEMKDDADDES
- a CDS encoding EamA family transporter; this encodes MVRTAVLFAVGGMLAWGVWAVFADYATQTLQPEVAMAISYAVGVGVALLYIASQSGSVLLTGRGVSFAIVGGLFSGAGSISYYAALQRGNTAIATTITALYFVVAVRIVVVFLGESVSTRDLAGVGLAIGAVALLAT
- a CDS encoding PGF-CTERM sorting domain-containing protein, with the protein product MARTVTLVFVLLVVTTAGAMALPSGVVEQQAEPEPAERWNKTYGSSGDEIFNDVVRTDDGGYVLAGETESSGSGIDGWVVKIDANGNQQWSRTLSGPGTDRLYSVVTTDDGGVMVAGRTDRGGSATGWIAELGGDGSTQNERTSGPGAFYSLERDGNGYVLAGWTSDGGKKGWLLKLAGSGEKAWEETYASPEGSSSGGFKAVVPASNGYFLAGEVDGGSQDAWAMRVGNNGERQWQKTAGGSDREAIWAATGGDDGIVLAGESESGDSRDGWVLKYDANGDLAWENRYGEADVDWLDSAMKTADGGYLFTGGTLTGGIGSADGYVVKTGADGTVQWEKAYGSAQWDKPWPAIQAHGGGYLLAGQTGGFGATGMDGWVLHLGQDGQVSASDGTTGDNGSNDGANEGTTSTSQSGQQDTRSGDTSLPGFTGALAIIALALSVLIWRRKG
- a CDS encoding HalOD1 output domain-containing protein — protein: MENLDRDERAAYRITGDTDNVSTRVIRGIEEIVGKDEERRTWLYDCIDPDALDAIFSQKHSGATRDEGKVVFTARKCEVVVHGTGEIHIYAPKNHVPNE